One window of Halorussus sp. MSC15.2 genomic DNA carries:
- a CDS encoding HPP family protein — MLDGLRSRYHAVLRRVRRFERREVREFRRWIEHTANLIHLSILLVVPLVIAAVTAVSNSVDVLPFVLFPPLASGTFTLFAEPEGEYASPTKFVGGLTAGALCGTVAIWVGLHTSMRDPLGASQLVVSPVEAALAIFLTGGVTWALDFEEPSAFSTALLALIAPAFTSPVGFDEFFLQFVASVFLASSIVAVTFHVWREQFYERRSQFLYQSTKGDDHVLVPMRGEGSRTAAMFGARLAAAHDAGKVVLLDVVDEAAIEAAEHTVQVPIGTTGTELIDPEAAEAEGVESEEIQVAEESAQRLETEANRIETKVGVPCEVAVVGDGENPAQTVLKAARETNCDLVVTPYEEERGSLSEFVRGLFRSDIDAIAFRSGGESRDRWKRVLVPVRRPGDTAHAMIDFARRLTGLAGSISVCTCIDRENERRSAETTLANLVETFEGSFETRVSRASIESFLSANDTYYDLTILGASTDRSAASRFVSPPTFERLQDLECDVAIVHRG, encoded by the coding sequence ATGTTGGACGGTCTGCGCTCGCGCTACCACGCGGTTCTCCGGCGCGTGCGTCGGTTCGAGCGGCGTGAAGTCCGGGAGTTCCGCCGGTGGATAGAGCACACCGCGAACCTCATCCACCTCTCGATTCTGCTCGTCGTTCCGCTGGTCATCGCGGCCGTGACCGCCGTCTCGAACTCCGTGGACGTGCTCCCGTTCGTCCTCTTCCCGCCGCTGGCGTCGGGCACCTTCACACTCTTCGCGGAACCGGAGGGCGAGTACGCCTCGCCCACGAAGTTCGTCGGCGGACTCACCGCCGGGGCGCTCTGCGGGACCGTCGCCATCTGGGTCGGCCTCCACACGTCGATGCGCGACCCCCTCGGCGCGAGTCAGTTGGTCGTCTCGCCGGTCGAGGCGGCGCTGGCCATTTTCCTCACCGGCGGGGTGACGTGGGCGCTCGACTTCGAGGAACCATCGGCGTTCTCGACCGCGCTACTGGCGCTCATCGCGCCCGCGTTCACCAGTCCGGTCGGGTTCGACGAGTTCTTCCTCCAGTTCGTCGCGTCCGTCTTCCTCGCCAGCAGTATCGTCGCCGTCACGTTCCACGTCTGGCGCGAGCAGTTCTACGAGCGCCGGTCGCAGTTCCTCTACCAGTCCACCAAGGGCGACGACCACGTCCTCGTCCCGATGCGCGGCGAGGGGAGTCGGACCGCGGCCATGTTCGGCGCGCGACTCGCGGCGGCACACGACGCCGGAAAGGTCGTGCTGCTCGACGTAGTCGACGAGGCGGCCATCGAAGCGGCCGAGCACACGGTACAGGTTCCAATCGGGACGACCGGGACCGAGTTGATAGACCCGGAGGCGGCCGAGGCCGAAGGCGTGGAGTCCGAGGAGATACAGGTCGCCGAGGAGTCGGCCCAGCGCTTGGAGACCGAGGCCAACCGCATCGAGACCAAGGTCGGCGTCCCCTGCGAGGTGGCCGTCGTCGGCGACGGCGAGAATCCCGCCCAGACCGTCTTGAAGGCGGCCCGCGAGACGAACTGCGACCTCGTGGTCACGCCGTACGAGGAGGAACGCGGCAGTCTGTCGGAGTTCGTCCGCGGCCTGTTCCGGAGCGACATCGACGCCATCGCGTTCCGGTCGGGCGGCGAGTCGCGCGACCGCTGGAAGCGAGTGCTGGTCCCGGTCCGGCGACCGGGCGACACCGCCCACGCGATGATAGACTTCGCGCGGCGACTCACCGGTCTCGCCGGGAGCATCAGCGTCTGCACCTGCATCGACCGCGAAAACGAGCGTCGGTCGGCCGAGACGACGCTCGCCAACCTCGTGGAGACGTTCGAGGGGTCGTTCGAGACCCGGGTGTCGCGGGCGTCCATCGAGTCGTTCCTGTCGGCCAACGACACCTACTACGACCTCACTATTCTGGGCGCGAGTACCGACCGGTCGGCCGCTTCGCGGTTCGTCTCCCCGCCGACGTTCGAGCGCTTGCAGGACCTAGAGTGTGACGTGGCTATCGTCCACCGAGGGTAA
- a CDS encoding TIGR00341 family protein translates to MRFLQIAVPVGKRDGVESVLSEADVDYFLTDETSGRDYAALVFVPTEPEDVEALLDDLRAIGVQRKGYVTVSKLETVLSDRFERQRHDGPTAEETIEETNGRIAREELRARAAEIAPITANYVVFTVLSTIIATAGLLMNSAAVVVGSMVIAPLIGPAIAASVGSILDEDDLFRTSVKAQFAGLLVAVASAAAFGGLVRATFLPHADIRLIGQVAERINPGALALVVALGAGVAGAMSLTSTTSVALVGVAIAVALIPPAATVGLGIAYGDVTAAVSAAILVLINVLSINVASLATLWIQGYRPKHWLAERTARRAVVRRAALLLAAVLVLSSSLALTTVNISENAEFERTVGDITSETDAQVLSVEFSYQTELFLRHPSTVTVRTVGGSPNTAEALRERIERRTQQDVTVVVIREDGDVSTARALRSSPTDAFDRRNSPTNADSGVAGAYPGVGVA, encoded by the coding sequence ATGCGATTTCTCCAGATTGCCGTGCCCGTCGGCAAGCGCGACGGCGTCGAGTCGGTGCTGTCGGAGGCCGACGTCGATTACTTTCTCACCGACGAGACGTCGGGGCGCGACTACGCGGCGCTCGTGTTCGTCCCCACGGAACCCGAAGACGTGGAGGCGCTTCTGGACGACCTCCGGGCTATCGGCGTCCAACGGAAGGGGTACGTGACGGTCAGCAAACTCGAAACGGTCCTCTCGGACCGATTCGAGCGCCAGCGACACGACGGGCCGACGGCCGAGGAGACCATCGAGGAGACGAACGGTCGAATCGCGCGGGAGGAACTCCGCGCTCGGGCCGCGGAGATAGCACCGATTACGGCCAACTACGTGGTCTTCACGGTCCTGAGTACGATTATCGCGACGGCCGGTCTCCTGATGAACAGCGCCGCGGTCGTCGTGGGGTCGATGGTCATCGCCCCGCTCATCGGTCCGGCAATCGCCGCGAGCGTGGGGAGTATCCTCGACGAGGACGACCTCTTTCGGACGAGCGTGAAGGCGCAGTTCGCGGGCCTGCTCGTCGCGGTCGCGAGCGCCGCCGCGTTCGGCGGACTCGTCCGCGCGACGTTCCTGCCCCACGCCGACATTCGACTCATCGGGCAGGTCGCGGAGCGAATCAATCCGGGTGCCCTCGCGCTCGTGGTCGCGCTCGGCGCGGGCGTGGCCGGCGCGATGTCGCTCACCAGCACGACGAGCGTCGCGCTCGTCGGCGTCGCCATCGCCGTCGCCCTCATCCCGCCGGCGGCGACCGTCGGTCTCGGTATCGCCTACGGCGACGTGACCGCCGCGGTGAGCGCGGCCATTCTCGTCCTCATCAACGTCCTCTCCATCAACGTCGCGAGTCTCGCCACGCTCTGGATTCAGGGCTACCGACCGAAACACTGGCTCGCCGAGCGAACCGCTCGCCGGGCGGTCGTCCGACGCGCGGCCCTGCTCCTCGCGGCCGTCCTCGTCCTCTCGTCGTCGCTCGCCCTCACGACCGTCAACATCTCGGAGAACGCGGAGTTCGAGCGGACGGTCGGCGACATCACGTCCGAGACGGACGCGCAAGTCCTCTCGGTCGAGTTCTCGTACCAAACCGAACTCTTCCTCCGACACCCCTCGACGGTGACGGTTCGGACCGTCGGCGGGTCGCCGAACACGGCGGAGGCCCTCCGAGAACGAATCGAACGGCGGACCCAGCAGGACGTGACGGTCGTCGTGATTCGCGAAGACGGCGACGTCTCGACGGCGCGAGCGCTTCGGTCGTCACCGACCGACGCGTTCGACCGACGGAACTCACCGACGAACGCCGACTCCGGCGTCGCCGGGGCGTATCCGGGAGTCGGAGTCGCGTAG
- a CDS encoding putative PEP-binding protein, protein MTDLRGVGVGTGAATGKAFWLTRDASDSPDTPDASDTQTAHGTPEDSSRSPDAERERFERARSRTVEELRDEQERAAAAVGKAAEDVLATHETFLYDPAFEERVEEAIEADETAERAVASALEDWIEAFEDTGGKTAARADDLRDLRGRLLRAFPGESERSVRGVPPNAVVLAERLEPSQAVRLAEEGVTAVATVSGSRTSHAAILLRSRGVPAVVGVGEALRTVEGGSRVGVDAAAGRVTLAPGDDDAGSLVQETPSDVRTASGTPLAVTANVGSSREAAVALERGADGVGLFRSEFLAFRSDGVPDADAQTEAYAAALDRFPESRVAVRTFDFGGDKPLPGTDETGPRGVAGSLANPDRHRDQLRALCRAAARGAGDLTVVLPHVTRVEEVTAVRDHLDAVTDELADEGVAYERPDLGVMVETPAAVELAPELADRVASVSLGTNDLARYVLGTTRDADPEATEPAVIRAIERAVAAATDAGVRVRCCGEATADPDFAALLVGFGVTETSVAPDAVPAVRRRLDGLDADAAAAVAERAAAASTKSEVDSLLNGES, encoded by the coding sequence GTGACCGACCTCCGCGGCGTCGGGGTCGGGACGGGCGCGGCGACGGGGAAGGCGTTCTGGCTGACGCGCGACGCCTCTGACTCGCCCGACACTCCGGACGCATCTGATACCCAAACCGCGCACGGCACACCGGAGGACTCCAGTCGGTCGCCGGACGCGGAGCGCGAGCGGTTCGAGCGCGCCCGCTCCCGGACCGTCGAGGAACTCCGCGACGAGCAGGAGCGCGCGGCCGCCGCGGTGGGGAAAGCCGCCGAAGACGTTCTCGCCACCCACGAGACGTTCCTCTACGACCCGGCGTTCGAGGAGCGCGTCGAGGAGGCCATCGAGGCCGACGAGACGGCTGAGCGCGCGGTCGCGAGCGCCCTCGAAGACTGGATAGAGGCGTTCGAGGACACCGGCGGCAAGACGGCCGCGCGCGCCGACGACCTCCGGGACCTGCGCGGGCGACTCCTCCGCGCGTTTCCGGGCGAGTCGGAACGCTCGGTCAGGGGCGTCCCGCCGAACGCGGTGGTACTGGCCGAGCGACTCGAACCCAGTCAGGCCGTCCGCCTCGCCGAGGAGGGCGTCACCGCCGTGGCCACGGTCTCGGGGAGTCGAACCTCTCACGCCGCGATACTCCTCCGGTCGCGCGGCGTCCCCGCCGTGGTCGGCGTCGGCGAGGCGCTCCGGACCGTGGAGGGCGGCAGTCGCGTCGGGGTGGATGCGGCCGCGGGCCGCGTTACGCTCGCTCCCGGAGACGACGACGCAGGCTCACTCGTGCAAGAAACTCCGAGCGACGTCCGCACCGCGTCCGGAACGCCGCTCGCCGTGACCGCGAACGTCGGGTCGAGTCGGGAGGCGGCGGTCGCCCTGGAGCGCGGGGCCGACGGCGTCGGACTGTTCCGCAGCGAGTTCCTCGCGTTCCGGTCCGACGGCGTCCCCGACGCGGACGCCCAGACCGAGGCGTACGCCGCGGCGCTCGACCGGTTTCCAGAGAGCAGGGTTGCGGTCCGGACGTTCGACTTCGGCGGGGACAAGCCGCTTCCCGGAACCGACGAGACCGGCCCCCGCGGCGTCGCCGGGTCGCTGGCAAACCCCGACCGCCACCGGGACCAACTCCGCGCGCTCTGTCGGGCCGCGGCCCGCGGCGCGGGCGACCTCACCGTCGTCCTCCCGCACGTGACCCGCGTCGAGGAGGTGACGGCAGTACGCGACCACCTCGACGCGGTGACCGACGAACTCGCCGACGAGGGCGTCGCCTACGAGCGACCCGACCTCGGCGTCATGGTGGAGACGCCCGCCGCCGTCGAACTCGCGCCCGAACTCGCCGACCGCGTCGCGTCGGTCTCGCTGGGAACGAACGACCTCGCGCGGTACGTCCTCGGGACGACGCGCGACGCCGACCCGGAGGCGACCGAACCCGCGGTGATTCGCGCCATCGAACGGGCCGTCGCCGCGGCGACCGACGCGGGAGTCCGCGTGCGGTGCTGCGGCGAAGCGACCGCCGACCCCGACTTCGCGGCGCTGCTCGTGGGGTTCGGCGTGACCGAGACGAGCGTGGCTCCCGACGCGGTGCCCGCCGTGCGTCGCCGACTCGACGGTCTCGACGCGGACGCCGCGGCGGCCGTCGCCGAGCGTGCGGCCGCGGCGAGTACGAAGAGTGAAGTGGATTCCCTCCTCAACGGAGAGTCATGA
- a CDS encoding NAD-binding protein, with the protein MEAATWRRRIGVRLTVTLTLAVAVLSIATGISSIGFTAASAQNLFGGQIPQWAKETAGFTGTLTGFLMLASALGMRRGLRLSWYSTVLLLPLTAAQGLVQSSPYSLPLVVLSVAALPIVLVGRRRFDREVDFTATQLAAMAALVGVLVYGTAGTYALADQFNGVNTLLDAFYYTLVTASTVGYGDAAPATQTARLFGLTVVVLGATTFAVALASLLGPAIEARLATALGRMTESQLELLEDHVVVLGYGDLTEPILTELDGQVEFVVVTPDQQRATELSDRGYKVLKADPSDEDPLRRVAIEEARAVVAATNNDAEDALAVLTARQLNPDVRIVAAATDRENVVKLKRAGADTVISPATIGGHLLVRSALGSDGMESVADRLAGESANH; encoded by the coding sequence ATGGAGGCGGCGACGTGGCGACGCCGAATCGGCGTTCGGCTCACCGTGACGCTCACGTTGGCGGTGGCGGTCCTCTCGATAGCGACCGGCATCTCCAGCATCGGCTTCACCGCGGCGTCGGCCCAGAACCTCTTCGGCGGGCAGATTCCACAGTGGGCCAAGGAGACCGCCGGATTCACCGGGACGCTGACCGGATTCCTGATGCTCGCGAGCGCCCTCGGAATGCGTCGGGGTCTCCGACTCTCGTGGTACTCGACGGTGCTGCTCCTGCCGCTGACCGCGGCGCAGGGGTTGGTCCAGTCGAGTCCCTACTCGCTCCCGCTGGTCGTCCTCTCGGTGGCCGCGCTCCCGATAGTTCTCGTCGGGAGACGCCGGTTCGACCGCGAAGTGGACTTCACGGCCACCCAACTGGCCGCCATGGCGGCGCTCGTGGGCGTGCTGGTGTACGGAACTGCGGGCACGTACGCGCTGGCCGACCAGTTCAACGGGGTCAACACGCTGTTAGACGCGTTCTACTACACGCTCGTGACGGCCAGTACCGTGGGGTACGGCGACGCCGCGCCCGCGACCCAGACCGCCCGCTTGTTCGGCCTGACGGTGGTCGTCCTCGGTGCGACGACGTTCGCCGTCGCGCTCGCCTCCCTGCTCGGCCCCGCCATCGAAGCGCGCCTCGCGACCGCACTCGGAAGAATGACAGAATCACAACTCGAACTCCTCGAGGACCACGTGGTCGTCCTCGGCTACGGCGACCTGACCGAACCGATACTGACCGAACTCGACGGACAAGTGGAGTTCGTCGTCGTCACGCCCGACCAACAGCGCGCGACCGAACTCTCCGACCGGGGGTACAAGGTGCTGAAAGCCGACCCCAGCGACGAGGACCCGCTCAGGCGGGTCGCCATCGAGGAAGCGAGGGCCGTCGTCGCGGCCACGAACAACGACGCCGAGGACGCGCTGGCGGTGCTGACCGCCAGACAACTCAACCCGGACGTGCGCATCGTGGCGGCCGCAACCGACCGCGAGAACGTGGTCAAACTCAAGCGGGCGGGCGCGGACACGGTCATCAGTCCCGCGACCATCGGCGGCCACCTGCTCGTGCGCTCGGCGCTCGGGAGTGACGGGATGGAGAGCGTCGCCGACAGACTCGCGGGCGAGTCCGCGAACCACTGA
- a CDS encoding nucleoside phosphorylase, with product MAKQPHLLVEEGDLNDIALIPGDPGRVDRIAGLCDDSEVVAENREYKVVNATYEGTDLTICSTGIGCPSAAIAVEELNNVGVETVIRVGTTGALQEGIEIGDMIVATGAAKNEGTSKRYESVEYPAVPDYDVLTSLVDSAEANDEEVHVGPIASDDAFYAETDEYVEEWEAANILSVEMEAAAVFSLTRRRDMRAGAICTVDGNLVEGTQKGETEDDELPEKAKNNVERAIRITLDAVVELAA from the coding sequence ATGGCGAAGCAACCCCATCTTCTGGTGGAAGAAGGCGACCTGAACGACATCGCGCTCATCCCCGGCGACCCCGGTCGGGTAGACCGCATCGCCGGTCTCTGCGACGACTCCGAGGTCGTCGCCGAGAACCGCGAGTACAAGGTGGTCAACGCGACCTACGAGGGGACCGACCTCACCATCTGCTCGACCGGCATCGGCTGTCCCTCCGCGGCCATCGCCGTCGAGGAACTCAACAACGTGGGCGTCGAGACCGTGATTCGGGTCGGAACGACCGGCGCGCTCCAAGAGGGCATCGAAATCGGCGACATGATAGTCGCCACCGGCGCGGCGAAGAACGAGGGCACGAGCAAGCGATACGAGTCGGTCGAGTACCCAGCAGTGCCCGACTACGACGTGCTGACCTCGCTCGTGGACTCGGCCGAGGCCAACGACGAGGAGGTCCACGTCGGTCCCATCGCCAGCGACGACGCCTTCTACGCCGAGACCGACGAGTACGTCGAGGAGTGGGAGGCGGCCAACATCCTCTCGGTCGAGATGGAGGCCGCGGCCGTCTTCTCGCTGACCCGTCGGCGCGACATGCGCGCCGGGGCCATCTGCACCGTGGACGGTAACCTCGTGGAGGGCACCCAGAAGGGCGAGACCGAGGACGACGAACTCCCCGAGAAGGCAAAGAACAACGTCGAGCGCGCGATTCGCATCACGCTCGACGCCGTCGTCGAACTCGCGGCGTAG
- a CDS encoding DUF63 family protein yields the protein MVLPEGFALPPVPYLVGLLAAVALVGAALARTDPLVSERTVLALAPWVLVGSSLHALFVLEWVPEVVRPLLGTPSVYLSTFVVAGVVWLAAIRTDADPERALGAVGTLVALAVVGYALGRGAEGGLRLFWPLFGLLVAVLLAGALWGATRWTRPSVTAATGAVGALALFGHALDAVSTAVGVDLLGFGERTPVSRAVLELAASLPTAETIGVGWLFVLVKLVIAEIVVVLFADFVREDPQQGFLLLGAVAAVGLGPGAHNLLLFVVTG from the coding sequence ATGGTGCTTCCTGAGGGGTTCGCGCTCCCACCGGTGCCGTATCTGGTCGGCCTGTTGGCGGCGGTGGCGCTGGTCGGCGCGGCGCTCGCCCGGACCGACCCGCTCGTCTCCGAACGGACCGTCCTCGCGCTAGCGCCGTGGGTCCTCGTGGGGTCGAGCCTCCACGCGCTGTTCGTTCTCGAATGGGTGCCCGAGGTAGTCAGACCGCTACTCGGTACACCCTCGGTCTACCTGTCCACGTTCGTCGTCGCCGGGGTCGTCTGGCTCGCCGCGATTCGGACTGACGCGGACCCAGAGCGCGCCTTGGGGGCCGTCGGAACGCTGGTCGCGCTCGCGGTAGTCGGCTACGCGCTCGGCCGCGGTGCCGAGGGCGGACTCCGGCTGTTCTGGCCGCTGTTCGGCCTGCTCGTGGCGGTTCTGCTGGCCGGGGCGCTCTGGGGCGCGACTCGGTGGACGCGTCCGAGCGTGACCGCTGCGACGGGCGCGGTCGGTGCGCTGGCGCTGTTCGGCCACGCCCTCGACGCGGTTTCGACCGCCGTGGGCGTGGACCTGCTCGGGTTCGGCGAGCGAACGCCCGTCTCGCGGGCGGTCCTCGAACTGGCGGCGTCGCTCCCGACCGCCGAGACCATCGGCGTCGGATGGCTGTTCGTCCTCGTGAAACTCGTCATCGCCGAGATAGTGGTCGTCCTCTTCGCGGACTTCGTTCGCGAGGACCCCCAACAGGGCTTTCTCCTGCTCGGGGCCGTCGCCGCGGTCGGACTGGGACCGGGCGCACACAACCTGCTCCTGTTCGTCGTGACGGGCTAA
- a CDS encoding SPW repeat protein, whose product MSETDRDNDISGYISAVTALVGGWIVLSAFVYSPPAANFWNDIVVGAAIGIIAGYNALKTDDFEGINTGAASLVALLGLWMVVAPFVFETVREGAFWSDIVSGAIVAVLAGYNAYQSRGTERRTPTAEADTR is encoded by the coding sequence ATGAGTGAAACCGACCGCGACAACGACATCAGTGGATACATCTCGGCGGTGACGGCCCTCGTCGGGGGATGGATAGTGCTATCGGCGTTCGTCTACTCGCCGCCGGCGGCCAACTTCTGGAACGACATCGTCGTCGGTGCCGCCATCGGTATCATCGCGGGCTACAACGCCCTCAAGACCGACGACTTCGAGGGAATCAACACCGGAGCCGCCTCGCTAGTCGCGCTGCTCGGTCTCTGGATGGTCGTCGCACCGTTCGTCTTCGAGACGGTCCGCGAAGGCGCGTTCTGGAGCGACATCGTCAGCGGTGCCATCGTCGCCGTCCTCGCCGGATACAACGCGTACCAGTCCCGCGGGACCGAGCGCCGCACCCCGACCGCCGAAGCCGACACCCGATAG
- a CDS encoding HPr family phosphocarrier protein — protein MTERRVAVERETGLHARPARAVAETAADFEATVTVASGDRTARAESPLELTALGVERGEEVVVRARGDDAESALDAVADVLAGEDDS, from the coding sequence GTGACCGAACGCCGGGTCGCCGTCGAGCGCGAGACCGGTCTCCACGCCAGACCTGCGCGAGCGGTCGCCGAGACCGCCGCCGACTTCGAGGCGACCGTCACCGTCGCGTCCGGCGACCGGACCGCGCGGGCCGAGAGTCCGCTCGAACTCACCGCGCTCGGCGTCGAACGCGGCGAGGAGGTCGTGGTTCGCGCTCGCGGCGACGATGCAGAGTCGGCACTCGACGCAGTCGCCGACGTTCTCGCGGGGGAGGACGACTCGTGA
- a CDS encoding FAD-binding oxidoreductase produces the protein MAVPVREHASQHDAVADLPLITESARVTNVTRMDRDRRPEVTAAISRLLDERGLSREYGPVEGREDCERVSSRLARDDYPEVARRVATLTERVERPKPMLTSVRFRTETDVDFLAGQYVGLRYDGTSRAYSLANSPTEDELEICVRRVPGGRLSPQICADLAVGDELTIRGPYGELVLQDHSPRDMVFLATGTGVAPLKSMIEYVFETGRDEYEGDRRDVWLFLGAAWRDDLPYLDAFRRLQRQRENFHFVPCLSREPVLSDWGGETDYVQHALLKHTDPTTVTAGLGEELERWLRESPQSGVEARLDPTNSEVYACGINAMVYSLVTAAERLGIPQSRIESEGFG, from the coding sequence ATGGCAGTACCGGTACGGGAACACGCGTCCCAACACGACGCCGTCGCGGACCTTCCGCTCATCACCGAGTCCGCGCGGGTTACGAACGTCACCAGAATGGACCGCGACCGGCGGCCGGAGGTCACGGCCGCCATCTCTCGATTGCTCGACGAACGTGGTCTGTCTCGTGAGTACGGTCCCGTCGAGGGCCGCGAGGACTGCGAACGCGTCTCCTCGCGACTCGCGCGCGACGACTACCCGGAGGTCGCCCGGCGAGTCGCGACGCTCACCGAGCGAGTCGAGAGACCGAAACCGATGCTCACCAGCGTCCGCTTCCGCACGGAGACGGACGTGGACTTCCTCGCGGGACAGTACGTCGGACTCCGGTACGACGGCACGTCGCGGGCGTACTCGCTGGCGAACTCGCCCACGGAGGACGAACTCGAAATCTGCGTTCGCCGGGTTCCGGGCGGCCGCCTCTCGCCCCAGATATGCGCCGACCTCGCGGTCGGCGACGAACTGACGATTCGGGGTCCCTACGGCGAACTCGTCCTCCAAGACCACTCCCCGCGCGACATGGTGTTCCTCGCCACCGGGACGGGCGTGGCACCGCTCAAGAGCATGATAGAGTACGTCTTCGAGACCGGCCGCGACGAGTACGAGGGCGACAGACGGGACGTCTGGCTGTTCCTCGGGGCGGCGTGGCGCGACGACCTCCCGTATCTGGACGCGTTTCGCCGCCTCCAGCGCCAGCGGGAGAACTTCCACTTCGTGCCGTGTCTGAGCCGCGAACCCGTCCTCTCGGACTGGGGCGGCGAGACCGACTACGTCCAGCACGCCCTGCTCAAGCACACCGACCCGACGACAGTGACCGCCGGACTGGGCGAGGAACTCGAACGCTGGCTCCGCGAATCGCCCCAGTCCGGCGTCGAGGCCCGCCTCGACCCGACGAACAGCGAGGTGTACGCCTGCGGCATCAACGCGATGGTCTACAGTCTCGTGACGGCCGCCGAGCGTCTCGGTATCCCCCAGTCCCGTATCGAGTCCGAGGGGTTCGGATAG
- a CDS encoding carbohydrate kinase family protein: MVEVVTAGHVNWDVTLRVDALPNPDGEARIDSQRRSGGGSAANVAVALAGMAFDAGLVGSVGDDETGEFARRELQDAGVDCSHLLEVADSETTTKYLIVDEEGEVMVLGNEGANEAVTPTDVDPEYVAGGDHLHLTSQRPDTAAELARIATEAGVSVSFDPGRRLDERDFDEALAYSDVLFLNDREARTLLDSDLEHPSSELHGRVVVIKQGEDGAQVDTPEASFEHPGFDAEAVDTTGAGDAFAAGFLAVLLRGGGVLDPDADYERALEFANACGALAAMEEGARTAPAFEEVEAFLDGRYSGQA; encoded by the coding sequence ATGGTCGAAGTAGTCACCGCCGGACACGTCAACTGGGACGTGACCCTCCGCGTCGATGCGCTCCCGAACCCCGACGGCGAGGCCCGCATCGACTCTCAGCGTCGGTCCGGCGGCGGGAGCGCCGCCAACGTCGCGGTCGCGCTGGCGGGCATGGCGTTCGACGCCGGACTGGTCGGTAGCGTCGGCGACGACGAGACCGGCGAGTTCGCCCGCCGGGAGTTACAGGACGCGGGCGTGGACTGCTCGCACCTGCTGGAGGTCGCCGACAGCGAGACGACCACGAAGTACCTCATCGTGGACGAGGAGGGCGAGGTCATGGTCCTCGGCAACGAGGGCGCGAACGAGGCTGTCACGCCCACCGACGTGGACCCCGAGTACGTCGCGGGCGGCGACCACCTCCACCTGACCAGCCAGCGGCCCGACACGGCCGCGGAACTGGCGCGCATCGCCACCGAAGCGGGCGTGAGCGTGAGCTTCGACCCCGGCCGACGCCTCGACGAGCGCGACTTCGACGAGGCGCTGGCGTACTCCGACGTGCTCTTCCTCAACGACCGCGAGGCCCGGACCCTGCTGGACAGCGACCTCGAACACCCCTCGTCGGAACTCCACGGCCGCGTCGTCGTCATCAAGCAGGGCGAGGACGGCGCGCAGGTGGACACGCCCGAGGCGTCGTTCGAGCATCCGGGGTTCGACGCCGAGGCGGTCGATACCACCGGCGCTGGCGACGCCTTCGCCGCGGGATTCCTCGCGGTGCTGCTGCGGGGCGGCGGCGTCCTCGACCCGGACGCCGACTACGAGCGCGCGCTGGAGTTCGCCAACGCCTGCGGCGCGCTGGCCGCGATGGAGGAGGGCGCGCGGACCGCACCCGCGTTCGAGGAAGTCGAGGCGTTTCTGGACGGGCGGTACTCCGGACAGGCCTGA
- a CDS encoding PTS fructose transporter subunit IIB — MNLVAVTACPTGIAHSQMGAESLAQAATDAGHAVEVEVHGAMGTENELGEGDLKRAEAAIVAADVRVDTERFADLPTVVAPVGAAVSDPDALVERAVSLGRSGEPTTVRIEDDSTDGESHGLVGSLRRLLE, encoded by the coding sequence ATGAATCTCGTCGCAGTCACCGCGTGTCCCACCGGAATCGCCCACAGTCAGATGGGCGCGGAGTCGCTGGCGCAGGCGGCGACCGACGCCGGTCACGCCGTCGAGGTCGAGGTCCACGGCGCGATGGGCACGGAGAACGAACTCGGGGAGGGCGACCTGAAGCGGGCCGAGGCCGCCATCGTCGCGGCCGACGTTCGGGTGGACACCGAGCGCTTCGCCGACCTCCCCACGGTCGTCGCTCCGGTCGGGGCGGCGGTCTCCGACCCGGACGCGCTCGTCGAGCGCGCCGTCAGTCTGGGTCGTTCCGGAGAACCGACGACCGTTCGCATCGAAGACGACTCGACCGACGGTGAGAGTCACGGTCTCGTGGGTAGTCTCCGGCGACTGCTAGAGTAA
- a CDS encoding helix-turn-helix domain-containing protein, protein MTDRYDPPKLPEESILELEDYLAMQRAVSEETRYRIVARLLRDGETSAKELAEALDLPSNKLHYHLDKLVDVGVVANRVENERGADGLYSYYVATSLGEAVMEHGIGELIRTEWDARDRYA, encoded by the coding sequence GTGACCGACCGCTACGACCCCCCGAAGCTCCCCGAAGAGAGCATCCTCGAACTCGAAGACTACCTCGCGATGCAACGAGCGGTCAGCGAGGAGACTCGATACCGCATCGTCGCACGACTCCTTCGCGATGGCGAGACGAGTGCGAAGGAACTCGCCGAGGCGCTCGACCTGCCCTCGAACAAACTTCACTACCACCTCGACAAACTCGTGGACGTCGGCGTCGTAGCCAATCGCGTCGAGAACGAACGCGGGGCCGACGGTCTCTACTCCTACTACGTCGCCACGTCGCTCGGCGAAGCCGTGATGGAACACGGTATCGGCGAACTGATTCGGACCGAGTGGGACGCTCGCGACCGCTACGCCTAG